From the Anguilla anguilla isolate fAngAng1 chromosome 6, fAngAng1.pri, whole genome shotgun sequence genome, one window contains:
- the LOC118229293 gene encoding protein shisa-like-2A: protein MSADCTSYYSSEKLFVNGFTCPKPDSDAKAVFCCGFNDIKYCCDDPNSFFPYEYGYMWWLSVGALVGLSIAAVVLLAFIITLCVLCYLFIATKPSRLDNGLPLRAPGPELGTLEGASESSAPSGPQGFRKHFFSRKLDCDNQPPDPDRLFQRCFMATVTTVNVEGPS, encoded by the exons ATGAGCGCGGACTGCACGAGCTACTACAGTTCAGAGAAACTCTTCGTGAACGGGTTTACTTGTCCCAAACCGGACAGCGATGCCAAGGCGGTGTTTTGTTGTGGATTTAACGACATTAAGTACTGCTGTGATGATCCCAATAGCTTTTTTCCTTATGAGTACGGATACATGTGGTGGCTGAG TGTTGGGGCACTGGTGGGTCTCTCCATCGCTGCAGTGGTCCTCCTAGCCTTCATTATCACCCTATGTGTCCTTTGCTACCTCTTCATCGCCACAAAACCAAGCCGGCTGGACAACGGTCTCCCACTTCGGGCACCAG GCCCTGAGCTGGGCACACTGGAAGGAGCCAGTGAGTCTAGCGCCCCTTCTGGCCCACAGGGTTTCCGCAAGCACTTCTTCAGCCGGAAACTGGACTGCGACAACCAGCCACCCGACCCAGACCGTCTGTTCCAGAGGTGCTTCATGGCCACAGTCACGACTGTTAACGTGGAGGGGCCATCTTAG